GAGCCGGATTTTGATACTCCGGAAAACATAAAGAAGGCGGCTATGGAAGCCCTTGCGAGGGGCGCGACACATTATACGCCGACACCGGGTATACCAGAACTCAGAAAGGCTATCGCAGAGAAAGTCTCCGCTAACCTAGGTGTTAATGTTGATTGGAAGAACGTACTCGTGACGCTTGGTTGTAAAGAAGCAGTATTTGCATCAATCGCGTCGGTAGTGGACGAGGGCGATGAGGTGATATATCCAAATCCAGGTTATCCCGCGTACGAATCTATTACAGCATATGCAGGCGGAAAACCCGTGCCGTTAAGGTTAAGTGAAGAGAATGAATTTAGAATGACACCTGAAGAAGTTAATGAACTAACGACTGCTAAAACAAAGGCGATAATCATCAATTCGCCCCACAACCCCTGCGGCTCCGTCCTAAGAAAAGAGGACGTAAAAGGTATAGTGGAGATCGCGGAAGATAGAAACGCATTCGTGATATCTGACGAAATATACTATCCCATACTATTTGATGGATTGAAGCACTACTCGCCGCTGTCATTTACGAAAAAGGACAACGTGATATTAGTGGATGGTTTTTCAAAAAGGTATGCCATGACCGGTTGGAGACTCGGATATGCAGTGGTTCCTTCCGATCTAGTCGAGCCTATGATCAAGCTATTGAATAACATGACATCATGCCCAAATCAATTCGTCCAGTACGCTGGCATAGAGGCACTCAGAGGACCTCAGGACTCCGTGAAGCAGATGGTGAAAGCGTACGAAGAACGAAGGAATGCTGTAATGGAGAAGTTAAAGACGATAGAAGGCATTACGTATCTGAGACCACAGGGAGCGTTTTACGCGTTCATCAACGTCCAAAAGATCTTATCACGCGTTGGTATGAACTCTGAGCAACTTGTCACAAGGTTAATCGAGGATTATGGTGTAGCCGTCCTTCACGGTTCGTCCATGGGCGCAAATGGTGAGGGCTTTATCAGGATTAGCTTTGCCAATTCTATCGAGAATCTGGTCGAAGGCATATCTAGACTCGAAAGAGCGTTTAGCGATATGTTAAAACGGTAGCTTAGCCTCAAATACTACGGCTGTCCAACAAGGCCTCATATGCCTATCGTACACTATACTGGCGTTCGGTAGCCTGCTTATGTAATCCTCCAAACTTTTCAAAAGTTTGCTGAAGGGAACGACCGTGTAGCCTACGCACCTATAACTCATGCCCAGTTGGGCGAGCATCTTAGCCGTCACATCTATACCAATTATTGATATTGTCGGAATTAGTAGCCTGCCACCAGGTCTCAAATGATCTCTCGCACCCTTTAGGATGGCATCCAAAACCGCTCTACCGTCTGGCCCCCCATATGTTTCCGGTTTTAAAGGTCTCGGTGAAGGTGTCATAGGCGGATTTGATATTATCACGTCAAATCGTTCATACTCTACGGGCTCGTAGAGATTTCCTTGTCTAATTTCGATATTACGCACGTCGTTTAATTCAGCGTTAACTTTTGCTAATGCTACCGCGTCAGGCGATACATCCGTAGCCACACAATTTCCAGCACCGAGCTTAGATGCTACTATCGCCAAGAAGCCGCTACCCGTACCCAGGTCTAAAACACGCTCGCCGCCTCTTAGGGAGATGCAGTCGGCTAGCAACCTCGACACAACCAGTGGTCGGTAAACTCTTTTGTCCACGTAAAGTTTGACGGTTAAGTTACTAACCCTTAGAGTCGTTATTTTTCTATGCATGTTTATTCAATTCGTGTTTGGTGTTAATTTTAAAGTTAAAATGCAACTCACAAGTGGACACGATATTACGAATACTGTTGCGCTCGACCCACCAGGATATGCGGTATATGTTGCGTGCTAGAATGTCATCTTTCCTACCGCGACAGATTTTAGTTCAGACATTTGTCGTAGTAAGCATGCCGAAGCGCATAATAACTGATAACATTCTTGAAATATCGTGGACCGGCGGGGATTTGAACCCCGGACCTCTCGGGTGCAAACCGAGTGCTCTTCCAGACTGAGCTACCGGCCCCCGAATGGCTCTAAAGAATTACCTATTTATTAACTTACTAGAACGGCTAACAGAAAAGATAAACGTGTTCACAAACTTTCTTTAGGAGTGCATCTTGCCTCAGCCAGAACCTACGTTGGGTCTGGACTTATGCTTAATTATCCGAACAACTAAAGGATGAGAACGTAAAACAAAACCCTTATGCAAAGGGAACAGTTTAGAACCTATCAAAAAGTAATTAAAGAAGTCAAAACTTAAATAAGTTTATGAAAATAAAAGTTATAGTGCCTGTTTCTACAGATTTTTGGAATGATCTAATAAGGGATGCCTACGAAAAGTATAAAGATCCCGGAACGAAAATCGATATAATAAATATTAAAAAGGGTCCAGAGTCTGTAGAACAGATATACGACGACTCTTGGTCGGCGCTTCCGACACTACTTGAGTTGGAGAAGGCCGAAAAGGAAGGATATGATGCGGCTATTATATACTGCTTCGGTGATCCCGCTCTCCTAGCCGCAAAAGAGGCTGTGAACATTCCCGTCGTCGGGTTATGCGAACCGAGCATACACCTCGCATCTATGTTGGGGAGAAGGTTCTCTATCATAGGAGTAGGAGGTAAGGCGGGATACGGTTTAATGATAGATAATGTTACACGTTATGGACTTTCACATAAGATGGCCTCGGTTAGATTAACGGATGTAAGGGTGCTCGACATTAGGAAAGAGTTTGATAAACTCGTCGAAATTTTGACCGAAGAAGGAAGGAAGGCCATTGAGGTCGATGGAGCAGATACGCTGGTTCTAGGATGTGGAGGTCTGTTGAATATAGCAGATATACTACAGGAACGACTTGGAGTCCCGGTGATAGATCCGGGCATAACTGCCCTAAAGGTTGCTGAGTTGCTGGCAAAGCTTAAGTTAAAACAAAGTAAGATAGCTTACGTAAGCCCGTATCCTAAAAAGAGAATAGAATAAACCAACTCTCCTAATTTTTTATTTTTTCGAGTTATTGAGCAAGTGGCAGGCTACGTAATGTCCTTGTGAAACTTCATCAAGTGCAGGCTCTTGTTCGCTACAAATTTTCATAACGAACGGGCATCTGGTACGGAATCTACATCCAGACGGTGGGTTAATTGCGCTCGGAATTTCTCCTCTGGGTTCTATATCTTTTGGTAATATTTTTGATTCTTCCTCAGATATTGTAGGAATGGATGACAACAACATCTGTGTGTATGGGTGGAGAGGGTTGCTAAAAAGTTCTTCGATAGAAGCTATTTCCATAATCTTCCCCAAGTACATAACGTTAGTTCTATGAGATATGTTCCTAACTACCGCTAAATCATGAGTGATCAAGATGTACGTTAAACTCTTGTTCTTCTGAATTTTTAGAAGTGTTTTTAATATTCTTGACTGAGCCGATACGTCAAGATTCGATGTCGATTCATCAAGTATCAAGCAAGTCGGATTTGTAGCAAGAGCACGTGCAATGGCTACGAGCTGTTTCTCCCCACCACCAAGCTCTCCCGGTAGCTTGAATAGATGATCTTCTGTCAATCCGACGTAGTCCATCAATTCCAACAACCTTTCAATTTTTTCGTATTTGTTCAAACCAGGGTTGTGTATGTCTATCGCTGTTTCTATAATGCTTTTGACCGTCTTCTTAGGATTAAGTGAAGTTGCTGGGTCTTGAAAAACTACTTGGATCTCTCTCCTTAACCATAGATCTCTTTTGACTAACGGTACGTTCCCTATTTCGTAACCTTTATACAATATAGATCCTGCATCTGCCGTATACCTGCCCAAAATTACGTTTGCAACGGTCGTTTTTCCGGATCCCGATTCACCAACTAAAGCAAGAGTCTCCTCTCTATTAACGTCAAAACTCACACCATCAACAGCTCGAACTAATCCCTTCGGTGTATGGAAATACTTTTTCAGGTCTCTTATTTTTAGAAGTATCTGATTATCTAGTGTTTGTGTTCTGCTTTCAACACTCATCACGTTTAACCTCCGTAAAGATGACATGCAACATATCTATCTCTATCTTCTTTTATTAATGGAGGTTTAACACTTTTACATATTTCTTGATCACCAAAGGGGCATCTTGGATGAAATCTGCATCCAGATGGAGGGAATCTATAATCCACAGGGTTTCCTTTTATCCCCCATCCAAGCATACCACTTAAAATTTTGGGCGCATTATCTATAAGCAATCGCGTATATGGATGTAGTGGATTTTCGAATAACTTGGAAGTCGGTGCTTCTTCAACAATATTTCCTCCGTAGATCACATAGACTTTATCAGTCATCTTTCGGACCATTCCTAATGCATGAGAGACCAACACCATGCTCAGTCCTTTCTTTTTAACGAGATCGCTTATCAGTTTCAGTATCTGGGCCTGTATAGTAACATCGATGTTTGTTGTAGGTTCATCCGCTAATAAGAGTTCGCTCGCTGAAGCTAGTGCCATAGCTATGACGACCCTTTGTCGCATTCCACCACTCAACTCAAATGGGTAAGAGTTAAGAACTCTTTCTGAATCGGGTATCAGAGTATCACGAAGGAGGTCTAGTGCAATATTTTCAAGTTCCCGCTTTTTCATATCCGAGGTCTCGTAAGTATACTTGAGTATGTCCAACATCTGCTCCTTCACCTTAAAGAGTGGATTGAGGGCGGCAAGAGGATCTTGGAATATCATACCGATTTTTCTCCTTCTAATTTCAAGTAATTGATGTGCGTCACACTTTAACAAATCTATGCCTCTATACAATATTTCGCCACTGGTGATTTTTCCCTGAGGTGGTAAAACGCGTAGTATTGACTTGAGCAAAGTTGTTTTTCCGGCTCCTGATTCCCCTATCAATCCAACTTTTTCTCCTAATTTTACGTCTATAGATACACCATCTAACACATGATATACGTACCAGTAGCTCTTGTAGTTAACGCAAAGGTTTTTAACAGTAAGGAGAGCACCGTCTCCATGCATAGGTCTATTCACCCGCGAATACTTCTCGAAGACCATCGCCGAATAAATTAAAGGCCATGACGAGTACGGCTATTCCCGTAGCAGGTCCAGTGATCATCCACCAGTAGCTAGGAAAGTACACCATATATTCTGAGATCATAGTCCCTAAGTCTGGTGTTGGTGGTTGTGCGCCCAATCCTAAAAAGCTTATGGCAGCGCCTATAAGGATGACCCATGCAGCGTCCAATGTACCCTTAGTCAAAATGGGTCCTAGAATATTGGGGAGAATCTCTTTAAACATTATGTCTCTGTCCCTTACCCCGAGTGCTCTGGCAGCCCAGACATATGGTTCGTCACGGATAGAACTCGTCATAGAATAAACCATTCTAGTGTACCAAGGCCACCACATAAGGGTGACTGCTATCATCGCGTTAACGATATTGGGCTCCAGTATAGCGCAGATAGACAATGCGAGTATTAGTGGTGGGATAGATACGAACATGTCGGCAAATCTCAAGATTACATGTTCAGGCCATTTCGCTTTATAGTATCCAGCTATAAGCCCTAGTACCGTACCCACCGGCATGACTATGCTTATAACTATTCCTATCATAATAAAGGCGAGCCTAAACCCGAACACGACTCTAGTGAAAATATCTCTTCCCAGATGGTCCGTCCCTAACAGATGCTCTATGCTTATGGGCTGAAATCTGTCTTTGAAATTTACGTATGTGCCTGAGTGTTCAGGATAAGGAGTGATGTACTCAGCAAAAACAGCCATTACCAACAATGCAGACAGTATGATAAGACCTGTGATCGCTAGTTTGCTCTTTTTAAATCTAAACCACGCTCTCTTAAGTCTCTCTTTTCTTACTTCCTTTTCCTTTTGCAATATTAGATTATAGTCTAGCTTTGCGGAACTCATTATTGACCACCGCGTCTAATCCTTGGATCTACTATGGTTAGTATGATATCAATCACTAAATTTGTGATGATGTATATGATTCCTGCAACGAGCACGATTCCGACTATTCCATTTAAGTCCTTTCTAAGCATAGCCGTTATGCCAAATTTTGAGATACCCGGCCAGTTAAAGATCATTTCAACCATGAATGCGTTGGCGATCAGCGAAGCAACGTCTAAACCTATAACCGGTATCGTTGAAGATAATGACGGCCTTAAAGCGTATTTAAAGTAAACGTATCTATACGTTGGAAGACCGTGAGATAAGAATGTTATAACGTAATCTTTGTTAATGTTCTCAACCATCGCTGATCTTAGAATACGTATCTCTTGTGCCATGGCTCCAAGCGCTAAAGCTAACGAAGGAAGGAATAGGTGCCATAAGGCATCTGCAAATGCTGTGAAGTTTCCAGTAATTAAAGCATCGACAGTCACTAATCCGGTGATCCTAGGAAGCCTTATGTCCGGTGATAACCTTTCGGTAGCCGGAAACCAGCCCAGGATGTAGCTGAAAATAAACTGTAGAATTAGCGCCCAGACAAAGGGCGGTATGCATATTCCGACGTAAGCAAAAACCCTTAATGCACCGTCTATTACCGAGCCCGGTTTGCTTCCGCTTATTGTGCCGAGAATTAGTGTGCCTGTTATTTGAATTATTGCTACGAACAACATGAGCTCTAACGTTGCTGGAAGGAAGTAAGCGATGTCTATCGACACCTCTCTAAACGAAGTAAGCGAGGTTCCCAGTTTTCCTTGGAAAAGGTTTACCAGCCAATAATAGTATTGGACGTAAAGTGGTTTATCGAGATGAAGCATTTCCCTATACTTTTGAACGATTTCTTCGGGAGCCCTAGGACCAAGAGCCATTCTGGCAGGATCCCCGGGCATTATTCTGGCAAGAGTAAATATTATTAGGGAGAGTCCTAACAGTGATATTAACGACAAAACTATTCTTTTAAGCGCTATGTTCTTTAATACATTTGAATAGAGCTTCATTTTTTCGTAAGTTATTAAAAGTGTTATTATTTAAATTCTTTTGCGAAAAATAAAAAATAAAAAGGATTTTTATGGTTTTCTCTCTGGGTATACGTTCATCTTCCAGTATTCTGTGTCCCAGCCGAAGACTCCTATAAGTCCCACTTCTGCAGATGGCCACTCTATGTATTTACTCTGGTATGCCTTAAACCCTACGTAATCTCCGGCAAATATCGATGGATATAGGTAGAATATGTAGTGCTGCAACTCCGCTGACTTCTCGAGTCTCTCTTTCTCGTCAATGATGCTTAAAACTTCCTCTATCCTTTTATCGAGTTCAGGTAAATCAAACCATTCGTTCTGATTCACCGTACCATGAGATGCTGAGTGCCATCGTAAATACACCATGGATATGGCTTCTGGGTAATCAGCTGTTATCCACATAGGCTCTATATGGTTTGGAGTATCTGGGCGTGTCATAGCCTCCACAACCTTAAGCCAAGGTAACTTTACTACTCTAATCTTCAGACCTACCTTTTCTGCTGCATCGGCCAAAAGT
The window above is part of the Aigarchaeota archaeon genome. Proteins encoded here:
- a CDS encoding pyridoxal phosphate-dependent aminotransferase, translated to MKRISSRIYKITQEGAFAVLAKAKEVEARGKNVIHMEIGEPDFDTPENIKKAAMEALARGATHYTPTPGIPELRKAIAEKVSANLGVNVDWKNVLVTLGCKEAVFASIASVVDEGDEVIYPNPGYPAYESITAYAGGKPVPLRLSEENEFRMTPEEVNELTTAKTKAIIINSPHNPCGSVLRKEDVKGIVEIAEDRNAFVISDEIYYPILFDGLKHYSPLSFTKKDNVILVDGFSKRYAMTGWRLGYAVVPSDLVEPMIKLLNNMTSCPNQFVQYAGIEALRGPQDSVKQMVKAYEERRNAVMEKLKTIEGITYLRPQGAFYAFINVQKILSRVGMNSEQLVTRLIEDYGVAVLHGSSMGANGEGFIRISFANSIENLVEGISRLERAFSDMLKR
- a CDS encoding methyltransferase; its protein translation is MHRKITTLRVSNLTVKLYVDKRVYRPLVVSRLLADCISLRGGERVLDLGTGSGFLAIVASKLGAGNCVATDVSPDAVALAKVNAELNDVRNIEIRQGNLYEPVEYERFDVIISNPPMTPSPRPLKPETYGGPDGRAVLDAILKGARDHLRPGGRLLIPTISIIGIDVTAKMLAQLGMSYRCVGYTVVPFSKLLKSLEDYISRLPNASIVYDRHMRPCWTAVVFEAKLPF
- a CDS encoding aspartate/glutamate racemase family protein, with translation MKIKVIVPVSTDFWNDLIRDAYEKYKDPGTKIDIINIKKGPESVEQIYDDSWSALPTLLELEKAEKEGYDAAIIYCFGDPALLAAKEAVNIPVVGLCEPSIHLASMLGRRFSIIGVGGKAGYGLMIDNVTRYGLSHKMASVRLTDVRVLDIRKEFDKLVEILTEEGRKAIEVDGADTLVLGCGGLLNIADILQERLGVPVIDPGITALKVAELLAKLKLKQSKIAYVSPYPKKRIE
- a CDS encoding ABC transporter ATP-binding protein, translated to MSVESRTQTLDNQILLKIRDLKKYFHTPKGLVRAVDGVSFDVNREETLALVGESGSGKTTVANVILGRYTADAGSILYKGYEIGNVPLVKRDLWLRREIQVVFQDPATSLNPKKTVKSIIETAIDIHNPGLNKYEKIERLLELMDYVGLTEDHLFKLPGELGGGEKQLVAIARALATNPTCLILDESTSNLDVSAQSRILKTLLKIQKNKSLTYILITHDLAVVRNISHRTNVMYLGKIMEIASIEELFSNPLHPYTQMLLSSIPTISEEESKILPKDIEPRGEIPSAINPPSGCRFRTRCPFVMKICSEQEPALDEVSQGHYVACHLLNNSKK
- a CDS encoding ABC transporter ATP-binding protein produces the protein MVFEKYSRVNRPMHGDGALLTVKNLCVNYKSYWYVYHVLDGVSIDVKLGEKVGLIGESGAGKTTLLKSILRVLPPQGKITSGEILYRGIDLLKCDAHQLLEIRRRKIGMIFQDPLAALNPLFKVKEQMLDILKYTYETSDMKKRELENIALDLLRDTLIPDSERVLNSYPFELSGGMRQRVVIAMALASASELLLADEPTTNIDVTIQAQILKLISDLVKKKGLSMVLVSHALGMVRKMTDKVYVIYGGNIVEEAPTSKLFENPLHPYTRLLIDNAPKILSGMLGWGIKGNPVDYRFPPSGCRFHPRCPFGDQEICKSVKPPLIKEDRDRYVACHLYGG
- a CDS encoding ABC transporter permease, with the translated sequence MSSAKLDYNLILQKEKEVRKERLKRAWFRFKKSKLAITGLIILSALLVMAVFAEYITPYPEHSGTYVNFKDRFQPISIEHLLGTDHLGRDIFTRVVFGFRLAFIMIGIVISIVMPVGTVLGLIAGYYKAKWPEHVILRFADMFVSIPPLILALSICAILEPNIVNAMIAVTLMWWPWYTRMVYSMTSSIRDEPYVWAARALGVRDRDIMFKEILPNILGPILTKGTLDAAWVILIGAAISFLGLGAQPPTPDLGTMISEYMVYFPSYWWMITGPATGIAVLVMAFNLFGDGLREVFAGE
- a CDS encoding ABC transporter permease yields the protein MKLYSNVLKNIALKRIVLSLISLLGLSLIIFTLARIMPGDPARMALGPRAPEEIVQKYREMLHLDKPLYVQYYYWLVNLFQGKLGTSLTSFREVSIDIAYFLPATLELMLFVAIIQITGTLILGTISGSKPGSVIDGALRVFAYVGICIPPFVWALILQFIFSYILGWFPATERLSPDIRLPRITGLVTVDALITGNFTAFADALWHLFLPSLALALGAMAQEIRILRSAMVENINKDYVITFLSHGLPTYRYVYFKYALRPSLSSTIPVIGLDVASLIANAFMVEMIFNWPGISKFGITAMLRKDLNGIVGIVLVAGIIYIITNLVIDIILTIVDPRIRRGGQ